The following proteins are co-located in the Piscirickettsia litoralis genome:
- a CDS encoding YebC/PmpR family DNA-binding transcriptional regulator, whose product MAGHSKWHNIQHRKNAQDAKRGKLFTKLIREIVVAAKMGGADPENNPRLRAAIDKGLGNNMKRDVVDRAVKRGAGGAEGDDYDEIRYEGYGSGGIAVMVDCLTDNHKRTVAEVRHAFSKCGGNLGTDGSVSYMFNKRGSINFAPGLDEDVLMEAALEAGAEDVVMDEDGSAEVVTAPGDLIEVKEALDKAGFKAADADVTMVADNTTELDLEGAQKVMRLVDMLEDLDDVQKVYTNADIPEAVIEQL is encoded by the coding sequence ATGGCAGGTCATAGTAAGTGGCATAATATTCAACACCGCAAAAATGCACAAGATGCCAAGCGTGGTAAATTATTCACAAAACTCATTCGTGAGATTGTTGTTGCGGCAAAAATGGGGGGTGCAGACCCAGAAAATAACCCGCGTTTACGTGCCGCCATTGATAAGGGCCTGGGTAACAACATGAAGCGTGATGTTGTTGATCGTGCGGTTAAGCGCGGTGCTGGTGGTGCTGAAGGTGACGATTATGATGAGATTCGTTATGAGGGTTATGGTAGTGGTGGCATCGCTGTTATGGTGGATTGCTTGACCGATAATCATAAAAGAACAGTGGCTGAAGTTCGTCATGCTTTTTCTAAGTGTGGTGGTAATTTAGGAACGGATGGTTCTGTCTCTTACATGTTCAATAAGCGCGGTAGCATTAATTTTGCGCCAGGCTTAGATGAAGATGTATTAATGGAAGCTGCGCTTGAAGCAGGTGCAGAAGATGTTGTCATGGATGAAGATGGCAGCGCCGAAGTGGTTACAGCGCCAGGCGACCTCATTGAAGTCAAAGAAGCCTTAGATAAAGCAGGTTTTAAAGCCGCAGATGCTGATGTGACTATGGTCGCAGATAATACCACCGAGCTTGATCTTGAAGGTGCACAAAAGGTCATGCGCTTGGTCGATATGTTGGAAGATCTCGATGACGTACAAAAAGTGTACACGAATGCGGATATTCCAGAAGCGGTAATTGAGCAACTGTAA